The following coding sequences are from one Saprospiraceae bacterium window:
- a CDS encoding aminotransferase class I/II-fold pyridoxal phosphate-dependent enzyme translates to MDKQLLNSKLPKSGLSIFSRMTSLALKNDAVNLAQGFPDFPCPGELSEALYRATQDGYNQYGPMPGFLPLRENISKRIQKTYSVQIDAQEEITITAGATQGVYSAISTLVSPGDKVIIFEPAYDSYAPSVLVNKGEPIYIRLEEPEFKIPWDKLEQTLRTQEIRLILFNNPHNPTGVIWEEEDFQKLISLLHFQKPLMIWDEVYDAMVYDGKKHLSALQYPELYESSIVTFSFGKTFHNTGWKIGYNIAPPHLTAEYRKLHQFTLFSVNYPSQVASSYFLERNFDFIKDLSSFYQKKRDHMINLLKQTEFSALSCRGSYFLLASHEAMQRMGDIVFADHIVENNKVALIPLSAFYHDGYDPHLLRFCFAKKESTVEQAVERLKRPTF, encoded by the coding sequence CCTGATTTTCCATGCCCCGGTGAGCTGAGTGAAGCTTTATATCGCGCTACACAAGATGGATATAATCAATACGGTCCAATGCCTGGTTTTTTGCCCCTTCGTGAAAATATTTCGAAGCGAATCCAAAAAACATACAGTGTTCAAATAGATGCCCAAGAAGAAATTACCATTACAGCTGGAGCTACACAAGGTGTTTATTCTGCTATCTCGACTCTCGTATCACCGGGTGATAAGGTCATCATCTTCGAACCTGCCTATGATAGTTATGCACCTTCAGTATTGGTGAATAAAGGTGAACCAATTTATATCCGATTGGAGGAGCCTGAATTTAAAATTCCCTGGGATAAATTAGAACAAACCCTTCGTACGCAAGAAATTAGATTAATTCTGTTTAATAATCCTCACAATCCTACAGGGGTGATTTGGGAAGAAGAGGATTTTCAAAAATTGATTTCTTTGCTTCATTTCCAGAAGCCATTGATGATATGGGATGAGGTTTATGATGCTATGGTTTATGATGGTAAAAAGCACTTATCCGCACTTCAATATCCGGAGTTGTATGAAAGCAGTATTGTCACATTTTCTTTTGGTAAAACCTTTCACAATACAGGTTGGAAGATTGGTTACAATATCGCACCTCCACATCTTACTGCCGAATACAGAAAACTGCACCAGTTTACATTATTTTCTGTAAATTATCCGTCTCAAGTGGCATCTTCATATTTTTTGGAAAGAAATTTTGATTTTATCAAGGACCTATCTTCTTTTTACCAGAAAAAAAGGGATCACATGATAAATCTTTTGAAGCAAACAGAATTCAGTGCATTGTCTTGTAGAGGTTCTTATTTTTTGTTGGCTTCGCATGAGGCCATGCAGCGAATGGGAGATATTGTATTTGCTGACCATATCGTAGAAAACAACAAGGTCGCATTGATCCCTCTATCTGCATTTTATCATGATGGATACGATCCACATTTGCTTAGATTTTGTTTTGCAAAAAAGGAAAGTACTGTCGAACAAGCTGTGGAACGCCTGAAGAGGCCAACATTTTGA
- a CDS encoding outer membrane beta-barrel protein, which yields MKLTRNLLLFILLFTFQHAWSQSFSIKGILRDTTGEPLSLASIFFLNPSDTTLIEYVRADEDGVFLAQGLNRRPYLVRCNYVGFLPHEVMVTPDQGGMKDLGVIVLKPISTQLFEVVIKEARAPLIIKGDTIEYDASAFKVPEGSTMEELLKKLPGIEVENDGSIKADGKDVTKVTVDGKRFFGDDPKQATKNLPAEGIKKVQVFDNVDEQKKLTGYSSRPSDKAINVEMKDEFKKGGFGKIAAGGGTEERLEIKGNYNQFNDKWQLSLIGVSNNTGRNGLGWNDYQDFRGSNSFNWNDGGDFGFAESSGRRYILLGSSDSEDNDELSSGFFSGEASGFPKKYSAGVNLNYDWKKTKLSSMYFYNLDKLDRLTATESQYFIPEGNYYRDETRKSSNSNFAHAADIRVEHSVDSATTLVSSFKSNLGSKRSDQNFISESISENQQKLNDLKSDNFTDNDIQYVQGSMIFRKKLKKKGRAMAWSGSYSLNNSVRDLTQDAYTNYYDNNALDSFYILDQLTESINKKQLFKTAALYVEPIKKRFFSESFVNYFIQKTDYNRDVFNQEQALSIPDSTLTRLNDNRVYTARIGSSIRYSYNGLNISLGAALQNIKIIGDYSWPLSGVDYSAEKNYNNVLPNFELNYDMKRNRWFSLNYGMSVSEPSVRDLIPVIDLTNPISIFVGNPDLNPELRHRFNGELSKHSRATSMDYGFNATYTLTEDKIIRSQEVDSFSVTKTQPINFGKGHDINGGLRFGFPVIQNKLTVRLNYNMGYSLSSLLINQVVSDVITLRHTPSVRVNITLVDWFSLFLNGRMSFSTTDYESNELKSQKLENANHSAELNFKFPFGLFWSTSFAYSSVKNLTTDYFSETPILNSSLYYLFLKNKRAEIRLSAYDVLNKNQGISQVAQSNYLTTSVTETLSRYLMLTLSYNMRGFKTSLQKNRGWWD from the coding sequence ATGAAACTGACTAGAAATTTACTCCTGTTTATTTTGTTATTTACTTTCCAACATGCTTGGTCTCAATCTTTTTCGATAAAAGGAATTCTCAGAGATACAACAGGAGAGCCATTGAGTCTGGCTTCCATTTTTTTTCTCAATCCTTCAGATACCACATTAATAGAGTATGTGCGGGCAGATGAAGATGGAGTTTTTCTGGCTCAGGGATTGAATCGTAGACCTTATTTAGTCAGGTGCAATTATGTGGGTTTTCTTCCACATGAAGTGATGGTAACTCCAGATCAAGGTGGAATGAAGGACCTGGGAGTGATCGTCTTGAAACCAATTTCTACTCAGTTATTTGAAGTTGTAATTAAAGAGGCACGAGCACCACTAATTATCAAGGGTGATACAATCGAATACGATGCATCAGCATTCAAAGTCCCTGAAGGATCTACTATGGAGGAACTCCTGAAAAAGTTACCGGGTATCGAAGTTGAAAATGACGGAAGCATAAAAGCTGATGGAAAAGATGTGACAAAAGTAACAGTCGACGGCAAGCGTTTTTTTGGGGACGATCCAAAGCAAGCCACAAAAAATCTCCCTGCTGAAGGTATCAAGAAAGTCCAGGTATTTGATAATGTAGACGAGCAAAAAAAACTTACCGGATACAGTTCGCGACCTAGTGACAAAGCCATCAATGTGGAAATGAAAGATGAATTTAAGAAAGGTGGATTCGGAAAAATTGCAGCCGGTGGAGGTACAGAAGAGAGATTAGAGATAAAAGGAAACTATAATCAGTTTAACGACAAATGGCAATTGAGTTTGATAGGAGTAAGTAATAACACAGGACGGAATGGTTTAGGATGGAATGACTATCAGGATTTCAGAGGAAGTAATTCTTTTAATTGGAATGATGGTGGGGATTTCGGATTTGCAGAGAGTTCAGGAAGGAGATACATCCTGTTGGGATCTTCAGATTCTGAAGACAATGATGAATTGAGTTCGGGTTTTTTCAGTGGTGAGGCGAGTGGATTTCCAAAAAAATATTCTGCCGGTGTGAATCTCAATTATGATTGGAAAAAGACAAAGTTGAGTTCAATGTATTTTTACAATTTGGATAAGTTGGATCGCTTGACTGCTACAGAATCACAGTATTTTATTCCTGAAGGCAACTACTATCGTGACGAAACCAGGAAATCTTCAAATTCAAATTTCGCGCATGCTGCTGATATTCGTGTAGAACATTCTGTTGATTCAGCGACGACGCTTGTCAGTTCTTTCAAATCCAATTTGGGAAGTAAGCGAAGCGATCAAAATTTTATTTCCGAAAGTATCTCAGAAAATCAACAGAAACTCAATGACCTGAAATCAGATAATTTTACGGATAATGACATTCAGTACGTTCAAGGTAGTATGATTTTTAGAAAAAAATTGAAAAAGAAGGGAAGGGCAATGGCATGGAGCGGATCTTATAGTCTGAATAACTCTGTTCGAGACCTGACGCAAGATGCCTACACAAATTATTATGACAATAATGCCTTGGATTCATTCTATATCCTGGATCAGTTGACGGAAAGTATCAATAAGAAGCAATTATTCAAAACGGCTGCACTCTATGTTGAACCTATCAAGAAGAGATTTTTCAGTGAATCATTTGTGAATTATTTTATACAGAAAACGGACTACAACCGAGATGTTTTCAATCAAGAGCAGGCATTGTCCATTCCGGACTCAACGCTTACCCGATTGAATGATAATAGAGTATATACTGCCAGGATAGGAAGTTCCATAAGATATAGTTACAATGGTTTGAATATATCCTTGGGTGCTGCGTTACAAAACATTAAAATAATCGGTGACTATAGTTGGCCATTATCCGGAGTGGATTATTCTGCTGAAAAGAATTACAACAACGTCCTTCCGAATTTTGAATTGAATTATGACATGAAGAGAAACAGATGGTTCAGTTTAAATTACGGTATGTCTGTCAGTGAACCGAGTGTCCGCGATCTGATTCCTGTAATAGATCTTACGAATCCTATCAGTATTTTTGTAGGTAATCCAGATTTGAATCCAGAATTGAGACATCGTTTTAATGGAGAACTAAGCAAACATAGCAGAGCCACATCTATGGATTATGGTTTTAACGCAACGTATACACTTACAGAAGATAAAATTATACGATCTCAAGAGGTGGATTCATTTAGTGTCACAAAGACCCAACCGATCAATTTTGGAAAAGGTCATGATATCAATGGAGGATTGAGATTTGGTTTTCCTGTCATTCAGAATAAATTAACTGTGAGGTTGAATTATAATATGGGATATTCATTGAGTTCCTTGTTGATTAACCAAGTAGTGTCGGATGTAATTACTCTCAGACATACACCATCAGTACGGGTCAACATCACTTTGGTTGATTGGTTTTCATTATTTCTCAATGGGCGAATGAGTTTTTCTACTACGGATTACGAAAGTAATGAGCTAAAATCTCAAAAATTGGAAAATGCAAATCACTCAGCCGAACTCAATTTCAAGTTTCCCTTTGGATTATTTTGGTCCACAAGTTTTGCTTATAGTTCAGTAAAGAATCTGACGACGGATTATTTTTCAGAAACGCCAATACTCAATAGTTCTTTATATTATTTATTCTTGAAAAATAAACGCGCCGAAATCCGACTTTCGGCGTATGATGTGCTAAACAAGAATCAAGGAATTTCGCAGGTAGCTCAATCCAATTATCTGACTACCTCCGTGACTGAAACTTTATCGCGTTATCTGATGTTGACACTGAGTTACAACATGCGAGGATTTAAAACCTCTTTACAGAAAAACAGAGGGTGGTGGGATTAA
- a CDS encoding GLPGLI family protein, which produces MNRYIFFICILAFQSSVFAQKKTSGTITYERQESWSKIMSQMPYLSQEEKDRIAITNSRNTNEFKETYELYFTPEVSFYQQKQNLANESSYRYSWRNSMYVIYRNFKEKKVREWHEMLDKIYLCEDDLIKPVWKIGNEIKDVNGYLCMKAETRDTVKNQTVVAWFTDQILTEAGPEAYFGLPGAIMELNINGGSATITAVSVRFSEEPREINFPKSKAKKVNYSTLNKAILKFMNSSIQAQKNPFRSLRY; this is translated from the coding sequence ATGAACAGGTATATTTTTTTTATTTGCATATTGGCTTTCCAAAGTTCGGTTTTTGCTCAAAAGAAAACCAGCGGAACTATCACTTATGAAAGACAGGAATCCTGGTCTAAAATAATGTCGCAAATGCCATATCTAAGTCAGGAGGAAAAAGACCGCATTGCGATTACAAATTCCAGAAATACAAATGAATTCAAAGAAACTTACGAATTGTATTTTACACCTGAGGTATCTTTTTATCAACAAAAGCAAAATTTGGCTAACGAGTCTTCGTATAGATATAGCTGGAGAAATTCTATGTACGTCATTTACCGAAATTTTAAAGAAAAGAAGGTCAGAGAGTGGCATGAAATGTTGGATAAGATTTATCTGTGTGAAGATGATTTGATCAAACCGGTCTGGAAAATCGGAAATGAAATCAAAGACGTCAATGGTTATCTTTGCATGAAAGCTGAAACAAGAGATACAGTAAAAAATCAAACAGTTGTGGCTTGGTTTACAGATCAGATACTGACCGAAGCTGGTCCAGAAGCTTATTTTGGCTTACCGGGAGCAATTATGGAGTTAAACATTAACGGTGGCTCAGCGACAATCACTGCAGTTTCAGTTCGATTTTCTGAAGAGCCACGAGAAATCAATTTTCCAAAATCAAAAGCAAAGAAAGTAAATTATTCTACCCTGAATAAAGCGATTTTGAAGTTTATGAATTCAAGTATTCAGGCACAGAAGAATCCATTTCGATCATTGAGATATTAA